The genomic window GAATTGGATTATGCTGAAACTGTCCAACTGTGGCTTGGCTTTTGACTTGGACCACAATCCATTCCAGAAAATACAGATTAATCCAACAGCCAAAATCGCCACGTTTCCTTCTCTGATTGAACCACAACTTGTCGGAAAATTAGTACACTTGGCTAAGAAACCTAGTCTTATGTTTTGTCCCTCTAATCTCCATAACTCCACACCCTGGATTTTCCGTGTTTGCTTAATATctaaaaatctatatatataataagacgCCCTTTCACAGTTGCTTGAAGCAGAAAAAGAAAGCtcatttagttaatatttttccTTGCATTTCCAAATTCGGAAGTTCATAAAGCAAGTGATTTCCTAAAATACTTGGATACTAAGAGCGAATATCCTTTTCTTGAAATATACTCTTTTCAAGTCAAAAGCTTTGTTTAACTGGAACTTAAACTGATTTActgtttgggttttttttaaaatggatttTTTAGTTCAAGATTATGATATGGTTGATTCTGGGTCGGTTTCTGAAAGTGGAACTGATCGTCCGGTGAATTTTTCCGATGACTATATGATGTTAGCTTCGAGTTATCCAAAGAGGCGAGCTGGGAGGAAGAAGTTCCGGGAGACTCGACACCCGGTGTACCGTGGAGTTCGCCGGAGGAATCCCGGGAAGTGGGTTTCTGAAGTGAGGGAGCCTAATAAGAAGTCGAGGATTTGGCTTGGAACTTTCCCGAAGGCGGATATGGCGGCGCGTGCTCACGACGTGGCAGCTATAGCACTGAGAGGGAAGTCAGCTTGTTTGAACTTCGCTGACTCAGCTTGGAAGCTTCCGGTCCCGGCTTCTTCCGACCCAAAGGATATCCAAAAGACGGTGGCGGAGGTGGCGGAGACTTTCAGAACGGCTGAGCATTCGAGCGGGAATTCTAGAAACGATGCAAAGAGAAGTGAAAACACGGAGATGCAGAAAGGGTTTTACTTGGACGAAGAAGCGTTGTTTGGGACACAAAGATTT from Gossypium hirsutum isolate 1008001.06 chromosome D12, Gossypium_hirsutum_v2.1, whole genome shotgun sequence includes these protein-coding regions:
- the LOC121224410 gene encoding dehydration-responsive element-binding protein 1D encodes the protein MDFLVQDYDMVDSGSVSESGTDRPVNFSDDYMMLASSYPKRRAGRKKFRETRHPVYRGVRRRNPGKWVSEVREPNKKSRIWLGTFPKADMAARAHDVAAIALRGKSACLNFADSAWKLPVPASSDPKDIQKTVAEVAETFRTAEHSSGNSRNDAKRSENTEMQKGFYLDEEALFGTQRFWANMAAGMMMSPPRSGHDGGWEEHEVDDYVPLWSYSI